In a single window of the Equus quagga isolate Etosha38 chromosome 7, UCLA_HA_Equagga_1.0, whole genome shotgun sequence genome:
- the VKORC1 gene encoding vitamin K epoxide reductase complex subunit 1: protein MGASWRSPGWVRLALCLAGLMLSLYALHVKAARARDKDYRALCDVGTAISCSRVFSSRWGRGFGLVEHVLGRDSILNQSNSIFGCIFYTLQLLLGCLQGRWASTLLLLSSLVSLAGSLYLAWILFFVLYDFCIVCITTYAINVGLMILSFREVQGPQGKVKGH, encoded by the exons ATGGGCGCTAGCTGGAGGAGCCCGGGATGGGTGCGGCTCGCGCTCTGCCTCGCAGGCCTAATGCTCTCTCTCTACGCACTGCACGTGAAGGCGGCGCGCGCCCGGGACAAGGATTACCGCGCGCTCTGCGACGTGGGCACAGCCATCAGCTGTTCGCGCGTCTTTTCCTCCAG GTGGGGCCGGGGCTTCGGACTCGTGGAACATGTGTTAGGCCGGGACAGCATCCTCAATCAATCCAACAGCATATTTGGCTGCATCTTCTACACACTACAGCTGTTGTTAG GTTGCCTGCAGGGCCGCTGggcatctactctgctgttgctGAGTTCCCTAGTGTCTCTCGCTGGTTCTCTCTACCTGGCCTGGATCCTATTCTTCGTGCTCTATGATTTCTGCATCGTTTGCATCACCACCTATGCCATCAATGTGGGCCTGATGATACTCAGCTTCCGGGAGGTCCAGGGACCCCAAGGCAAGGTTAAGGGCCACTGA